A part of Rhipicephalus microplus isolate Deutch F79 chromosome 8, USDA_Rmic, whole genome shotgun sequence genomic DNA contains:
- the LOC142768384 gene encoding uncharacterized protein LOC142768384, which yields MNSAMAARVRPYAKLCRAAGVFFIRNLHCANSRDVAVSWKSWYTLYSLGCLVTFTLGQLYFVASNTFRLLASVRSFTKSLVLVLPTVVAFKVTVNIASSVFGSWTMLEFFKKSAEHEMKAAFDWKKYRYRCRLSYALRFFVGISFFAHLIANADITTRLLHIEGNSLLEFVLKATMFLFNFLFFTYDMLHFIILRPCCEVLISYVRQEQDSLNHILAMSETSFTKMATVATQLDRVRLNISSVVNLRKVLNSAWQFSIMASAAGLLIASCICIYSLFDEGVPKDQLLLIMSYCGYAVVDFVDVARLSQTMGNEVLKLRESLMKVATFQDSLSRFRQVAYLHSTLQPDDMFLSGGNFFTLNLPLLVSLAGSVITYSVILVQTSDSVEHMARVK from the exons ATGAATAGCGCCATGGCTGCCCGTGTGAGACCTTACGCCAAGCTGTGCCGGGCAGCCGGCGTGTTCTTCATCAGAAACTTGCACTGCGCTAACTCGAGAGACGTGGCGGTTAGCTGGAAGTCCTGGTACACCCTATACTCACTCGGCTGCCTCGTGACTTTTACGCTGGGCCAGCTCTACTTCGTCGCCAGCAACACGTTCCGGCTACTCGCCAGCGTCCGCTCATTCACCAAGTCTCTGGTCCTGGTCCTACCGACGGTCGTGGCCTTCAAGGTGACGGTGAACATTGCAAGCTCCGTGTTCGGATCATGGACCATGCTGGAGTTCTTCAAGAAGTCAGCCGAACACGAGATGAAGGCGGCGTTCGATTGGAAGAAATACCGGTACAGGTGTCGTCTTAGCTATGCCTTGAG GTTCTTCGTTGGAATTTCATTCTTCGCGCACCTAATCGCCAACGCCGACATTACGACCAGGCTGCTCCACATCGAGGGAAACTCTTTGCTCGAGTTCGTGCTGAAGGCCACCATGTTCCTTTTCAACTTCCTTTTCTTTACATATGACATGCTGCACTTCATCATCCTGAGACCTTGTTGCGAGGTGCTCATCAGCTACGTACGCCAGGAGCAAGACTCGCTCAACCACATCCTAGCGATGTCCGAGACATCGTTCACCAAGATGGCGACCGTCGCTACTCAGTTGGACCGAGTGAGACTTAACATATCCTCGGTCGTGAATCTAAGGAAAGTGTTGAATTCAGCTTGGCAGTTCTCCATCATGGCCTCTGCTGCGGGCCTTTTGATTGCGTCGTGCATATGCATCTACAGCCTTTTCGACGAAGGTGTCCCTAAAGACCAACTTCTGTTGATCATGTCCTACTGCGGTTACGCCGTGGTAGACTTCGTGGACGTCGCGCGACTGAGTCAGACAATGGGAAACGAG GTATTAAAGCTTAGAGAGAGTCTTATGAAGGTTGCAACGTTCCAAGATTCACTTTCTCGGTTCCGCCAG GTCGCGTACCTACATAGCACTCTTCAGCCCGACGACATGTTCTTGAGCGGAGGAAATTTTTTCACGCTGAACCTGCCCCTTCTTGTGTCG CTTGCAGGATCCGTCATAACATACTCCGTCATCTTGGTGCAAACGAGCGACAGCGTGGAACACATGGCGAGGGTAAAGTAA